A stretch of Aerococcus christensenii DNA encodes these proteins:
- the mobT gene encoding MobT family relaxase gives MEGFLLNEQTWLQHLKEKRLAYGLSQNRLAVATGITRQYLSDIETGKVKPSEDLQQSLWEALERFNPDAPLEMLFDYVRIRFPTTDVQQVVENILQLKLSYFLHEDYGFYSYSEHYALGDIFVLCSHELDKGVLVELKGRGCRQFESYLLAQQRSWYEFFMDVLVAGGVMKRLDLAINDKTGILNIPVLTEKCQQEECISVFRSFKSYRSGELVRKEEKECMGNTLYIGSLQSEVYFCIYEKDYEQYKKNDIPIEDAEVKNRFEIRLKNERAYYAVRDLLVYDNPEHTAFKIINRYIRFVDKDDSKPRSDWKLNEEWAWFIGNNRERLKLTTKPEPYSFQRTLNWLSHQVAPTLKVAIKLDEINQTQVVKDILDHAKLTDRHKQILKQQSVKEQDVITTKK, from the coding sequence TTGGAGGGATTTTTACTGAATGAACAAACTTGGTTACAGCATTTAAAAGAAAAACGCTTGGCTTATGGACTATCTCAAAACCGTTTAGCTGTTGCGACTGGTATTACAAGGCAGTATCTAAGCGATATTGAAACAGGAAAAGTCAAGCCATCAGAGGATTTACAGCAGTCCCTTTGGGAAGCTCTGGAACGCTTCAATCCCGACGCTCCCCTTGAAATGCTGTTTGATTATGTAAGAATTCGCTTTCCGACAACAGACGTACAGCAGGTGGTCGAAAACATCTTACAACTGAAACTGTCCTATTTTCTTCATGAGGACTATGGTTTCTATTCTTATTCAGAGCATTATGCTTTAGGCGACATATTCGTCCTTTGCTCCCATGAACTGGACAAAGGAGTTCTGGTGGAATTGAAAGGTCGTGGGTGCAGACAATTTGAAAGCTATCTTCTGGCACAACAAAGAAGCTGGTATGAGTTCTTTATGGACGTTTTGGTGGCTGGCGGTGTGATGAAACGCCTTGACCTTGCCATTAACGATAAGACAGGGATTTTAAATATCCCTGTACTCACTGAAAAGTGCCAACAGGAAGAATGTATCTCCGTCTTCCGCAGTTTTAAAAGCTATCGCAGTGGCGAACTGGTACGCAAAGAGGAAAAGGAATGTATGGGAAACACCCTCTATATCGGTTCATTACAAAGTGAAGTTTATTTCTGTATCTATGAAAAGGACTACGAGCAGTACAAGAAAAATGATATTCCCATTGAAGACGCAGAAGTAAAAAACCGTTTTGAGATTCGATTGAAAAATGAGCGTGCCTATTATGCAGTCCGTGATTTACTCGTCTATGACAATCCAGAGCATACCGCCTTTAAAATTATCAATCGGTATATCCGTTTTGTAGATAAAGACGATTCCAAACCTCGTTCTGATTGGAAACTGAATGAAGAATGGGCTTGGTTTATTGGGAACAATCGTGAACGATTAAAACTAACCACAAAACCAGAGCCTTACTCCTTCCAAAGGACGCTGAACTGGCTATCTCATCAAGTTGCCCCGACCTTAAAGGTTGCGATTAAACTTGATGAAATCAACCAGACGCAGGTTGTAAAAGACATTCTCGACCATGCGAAACTGACAGACCGACACAAGCAGATTTTGAAGCAACAGTCAGTAAAAGAACAGGACGTGATAACAACAAAAAAATAA
- a CDS encoding FtsK/SpoIIIE domain-containing protein, with protein MKQRGKRIRPSGKDLVFHFTIASLLPVFLLVVGLFHVKTIQQINWQDFNLSQADKIDIPYLIISFSVAILICLLVAFVFKRVRYDTVKQLYHRQKLAKMILENKWYESEQVKTEGFFKDSAGRTKEKITYFPKMYYRLKNGLIQIRVEITLGKYQDQLLHLEKKLESGLYCELTDKELKDSYVEYTLLYDTIASRISIDEVEAKDGKLRLMKNVWWEYDKLPHMLIAGGTGGGKTYFILTLIEALLHTDSKLYILDPKNADLADLGSVMANVYYRKEDLLSCIETFYEEMMKRSEEMKQMKNYKTGKNYAYLGLPAHFLIFDEYVAFMEMLGTKENTAVMNKLKQIVMLGRQAGFFLILACQRPDAKYLGDGIRDQFNFRVALGRMSEMGYGMMFGSDVQKDFFLKRIKGRGYVDVGTSVISEFYTPLVPKGYDFLEEIKKLSNSRQSTQATCEAEVAGVD; from the coding sequence ATGAAACAGCGTGGTAAAAGGATTCGCCCATCTGGTAAAGATTTAGTCTTTCATTTTACGATAGCGTCACTCCTGCCTGTTTTCCTGCTGGTTGTCGGACTGTTTCATGTGAAGACAATCCAGCAGATCAACTGGCAGGATTTTAACCTATCACAAGCAGATAAGATTGACATTCCCTATTTAATTATCAGTTTCAGTGTCGCAATTCTTATCTGCTTGCTGGTAGCGTTTGTATTCAAACGGGTTCGCTATGATACGGTTAAACAACTTTACCACCGTCAAAAACTGGCAAAGATGATACTTGAAAACAAGTGGTATGAATCTGAACAGGTCAAAACAGAGGGTTTCTTTAAAGATAGTGCTGGTCGTACAAAGGAAAAGATAACCTACTTCCCTAAAATGTATTATCGACTTAAAAATGGCTTGATACAGATACGGGTGGAAATCACGCTGGGAAAATATCAAGACCAACTCTTACACTTGGAAAAGAAATTAGAGAGTGGCTTGTACTGTGAGCTGACGGATAAAGAGTTAAAGGATTCCTATGTGGAATATACTTTGCTCTATGACACCATAGCCAGTCGTATTTCTATTGATGAAGTAGAAGCTAAAGATGGTAAACTTCGCTTAATGAAAAACGTATGGTGGGAATATGATAAGCTCCCTCATATGTTGATTGCTGGTGGTACAGGTGGCGGTAAAACTTACTTTATACTGACACTGATTGAAGCCTTGCTTCATACAGATTCAAAACTGTATATTCTTGACCCGAAAAATGCTGATCTTGCGGACTTAGGTTCTGTGATGGCAAATGTCTACTATAGAAAAGAAGACTTGCTTTCTTGCATTGAAACATTCTATGAAGAAATGATGAAACGTAGTGAGGAAATGAAGCAGATGAAGAACTATAAGACTGGCAAAAATTATGCTTACTTAGGTCTCCCGGCACACTTCTTAATCTTTGATGAATACGTCGCTTTCATGGAAATGCTGGGAACAAAAGAAAACACCGCAGTTATGAATAAGCTGAAACAGATTGTCATGTTAGGTCGTCAAGCTGGCTTCTTTCTAATACTGGCTTGTCAACGTCCAGACGCAAAATATTTAGGCGACGGAATCCGTGATCAGTTTAATTTCAGAGTGGCTTTAGGTCGTATGTCTGAAATGGGCTATGGCATGATGTTTGGCAGTGACGTACAAAAGGATTTCTTCTTAAAGCGAATCAAAGGTCGTGGCTATGTTGATGTAGGAACAAGTGTCATATCAGAGTTTTATACTCCCCTTGTACCAAAAGGATATGATTTCTTGGAGGAAATTAAAAAGTTATCCAACAGCAGACAGTCCACGCAGGCGACGTGCGAAGCGGAAGTCGCAGGTGTGGACTGA
- a CDS encoding DUF2829 domain-containing protein, which yields MTFETILPELKNHRKAVRRAWSSGEKFVKIIIPHQLEDEKMTPYFVIKVAGEGYSMYQPTVCDILATDWLLVD from the coding sequence ATGACTTTTGAAACTATTTTACCAGAGCTTAAAAATCACAGAAAGGCTGTTCGGAGAGCATGGAGTTCTGGAGAAAAATTCGTGAAAATTATCATTCCCCATCAATTAGAGGACGAAAAAATGACTCCTTACTTTGTCATCAAAGTCGCAGGGGAAGGCTACTCAATGTACCAACCTACCGTATGTGACATCTTAGCCACAGATTGGCTCTTGGTCGACTGA
- a CDS encoding antirestriction protein ArdA, translated as MDDMQVYIANLGKYNEGELVGAWFTFPIDFEEVKEKIGLNDEYEEYAIHDYELPFTVDEYTSIGELNRLWEMVSELPEELQSELSALLTHFSSIEELSEHQEDIIIHSDCDDMYDVARYYIEETGALGEVPASLQNYIDYQAYGRDLDLSGTFISTNHGIFEIVY; from the coding sequence ATGGACGATATGCAAGTCTATATTGCGAATTTAGGCAAATACAATGAGGGCGAATTGGTCGGTGCGTGGTTTACCTTTCCCATTGACTTTGAGGAAGTCAAAGAGAAAATCGGCTTGAATGATGAATATGAGGAATACGCCATTCATGACTACGAGTTACCCTTTACGGTTGACGAATACACTTCCATTGGCGAACTCAATCGACTATGGGAAATGGTATCGGAATTACCCGAAGAATTACAATCGGAGCTATCTGCTCTGCTCACTCATTTTTCAAGCATTGAAGAACTAAGCGAACATCAAGAGGATATTATCATTCATTCCGATTGTGATGATATGTATGACGTGGCACGCTACTACATTGAAGAAACGGGTGCTTTAGGCGAAGTACCAGCTAGTCTTCAAAACTATATTGATTATCAAGCCTATGGTCGGGATTTAGACCTTTCAGGAACGTTTATCTCAACCAATCATGGGATTTTTGAAATCGTCTATTAA
- a CDS encoding YdcP family protein — protein MMRLANGIVLDKDTTFGELKFSALRREVRIQNEDGSVSDEIKERTYDLKSKGQGRMIQVSIPASVPLKEFDYNARVELINPIADTVATATYQGADVDWYIKADDIVLTKDSSSFKAQPQAKKEPTQDK, from the coding sequence ATGATGAGATTAGCAAATGGCATTGTATTAGATAAAGACACGACTTTTGGAGAATTGAAATTCTCTGCTCTACGTCGTGAAGTGAGAATCCAAAATGAAGACGGGTCGGTTTCAGATGAAATCAAGGAACGTACCTATGACTTAAAATCCAAAGGACAAGGACGCATGATTCAAGTAAGTATTCCTGCCAGCGTGCCTTTGAAAGAGTTTGATTATAACGCACGGGTGGAACTTATCAATCCCATTGCGGACACCGTTGCTACTGCCACCTATCAAGGAGCAGATGTTGACTGGTATATCAAGGCAGACGATATTGTGCTGACAAAGGATTCTAGTTCATTCAAAGCTCAACCACAAGCAAAGAAAGAACCGACACAAGACAAATAG
- a CDS encoding YaaA family protein, with amino-acid sequence MKIILAPAKEMNPQHVVSGDWQLSEKSRKIMEVYQTLSSEEIQDMMQVSKKKLREVLTFQENFSAPETYRALDLYNGLVFRQIEEVHPDYLEEHLRILSAFYGVLKPGDQIKPYRLDFNMSFQVEGEGLRQFWGKEFDRFFEEGELVLNLASVEFSSCLTPQRYQWVDFDFYEVVDGLPKRHSTISKKARGLMVTYLNQKEVTTLEEVKAFDLMGYAYVPEESTDHCLVFRRDH; translated from the coding sequence ATGAAGATTATTTTAGCACCTGCTAAAGAAATGAATCCCCAACACGTGGTTTCTGGAGACTGGCAATTGTCTGAGAAGTCGCGAAAGATTATGGAAGTTTATCAGACTTTAAGTTCGGAAGAGATTCAAGACATGATGCAAGTTAGCAAGAAAAAGTTGCGTGAAGTTCTCACCTTTCAAGAGAACTTTTCTGCGCCTGAAACCTATCGGGCTTTGGACTTGTATAATGGCTTGGTTTTTCGTCAGATTGAAGAGGTACACCCGGACTATTTGGAAGAACATCTTCGTATTTTGTCTGCCTTCTATGGCGTTTTGAAGCCGGGGGATCAGATTAAACCTTATCGTTTGGATTTCAATATGTCTTTTCAAGTAGAGGGAGAAGGTCTTCGGCAATTCTGGGGGAAGGAATTTGATCGTTTCTTCGAAGAGGGAGAATTAGTATTGAATTTGGCGAGTGTGGAATTTTCTTCTTGCCTGACCCCTCAACGCTATCAATGGGTGGATTTTGATTTTTATGAAGTGGTGGATGGTCTACCGAAGCGTCATTCGACCATCTCTAAGAAGGCACGGGGCTTAATGGTGACCTACCTCAATCAGAAAGAAGTGACGACTTTAGAGGAAGTCAAGGCTTTTGATTTGATGGGCTATGCTTATGTGCCAGAAGAGTCGACAGACCATTGCCTGGTCTTTAGACGCGACCACTAA
- a CDS encoding conjugal transfer ATPase TcpF yields the protein MAYPIKYIENNLVWNKDGECYAYYELVPYNYSFLSPEQKIQVHDSFRQLIAQNRDGKIHALQISTESSIRSAQERSKNEVTGKLKAVAYDKIDQQTDALISMIGENQVNYRFFIGFKLLLNDQEFSMKSLTVEAKNALSDFVYDVNHKLMGDFVSMSNDEILRFQKMEKLLENKISRRFKIRRLDKDDFGYLIEHLYGQTGTAYEEYEYHLSKKKLDNETLIKYYDLIKPTRCLVEEKQRYLKIQQEDETVYVAYFTINSIVGELDFPSSEIFYYQQQQFTFPIDTSMNVEIVANRKALSTVRNKKKELKDLDNHAWQSDNETSSNVAEALESVNELETNLDQSKESMYKLSYVVRVSANDLDELKRRCNEVKDFYDDLSVKLVRPFGDMLGLHEEFLPASKRYMNDYIQYVTSDFLAGLGFGATQMLGENEGIYVGYSLDTGRNVYLKPALASQGVKGSVTNALASAFVGSLGGGKSFANNLIVYYAVLYGAQAVIVDPKAERGRWKETLPEISHEINIVTLTSDEKNKGLLDPYVIMKNPKDSESLAIDILTFLTGISSRDGERFPILRKAIRAVTNSEVRGLMKVIEELRVENTPLSTSIADHIESFTDYDFAHLLFSNGYVEQSISLEKQLNIIQVADLVLPDKETSFEEYTTMELLSVAMLIVISTFALDFIHTDRSIFKIVDLDEAWSFLQVAQGKTLSMKLVRAGRAMNAGVYFVTQNTDDLLDEKLKNNLGLKFAFRSTDLNEIKKTLAFFGVDPEDENNQKRLRDLENGQCLISDLYGRVGVIQFHPVFEELLHAFDTRPPVRKEV from the coding sequence ATGGCATATCCAATTAAATACATTGAAAACAATCTCGTCTGGAATAAAGACGGGGAATGTTATGCTTACTATGAGCTTGTTCCTTACAATTACTCATTTCTAAGTCCAGAACAGAAAATACAAGTGCATGATTCTTTCAGACAGCTTATCGCACAAAATCGTGATGGCAAAATTCATGCTTTACAAATCAGTACAGAATCCAGCATACGTTCTGCACAAGAGCGTTCCAAAAATGAAGTCACTGGCAAGCTCAAAGCGGTTGCCTATGACAAAATCGACCAACAGACAGACGCTTTAATATCCATGATTGGCGAAAATCAAGTGAACTACCGTTTCTTTATCGGCTTTAAGTTGCTTCTCAACGATCAGGAGTTTTCTATGAAAAGTCTTACCGTTGAAGCAAAAAATGCTTTGTCTGATTTTGTCTATGATGTGAACCATAAGCTGATGGGCGATTTTGTTAGTATGAGTAATGATGAAATCCTGCGTTTTCAGAAGATGGAAAAGCTCTTAGAAAATAAAATCTCTCGTCGTTTCAAAATCCGCAGGTTAGATAAGGACGACTTCGGCTATCTGATTGAACACCTTTACGGACAGACAGGCACTGCCTATGAAGAGTATGAGTACCATCTATCAAAGAAAAAGCTGGATAATGAAACGCTGATTAAATACTATGACTTGATTAAGCCTACTCGCTGTTTGGTGGAAGAAAAACAGCGATATTTGAAAATCCAGCAGGAAGATGAAACCGTCTATGTAGCTTACTTTACCATTAACAGCATTGTCGGAGAACTGGACTTCCCGTCCTCTGAAATCTTCTACTACCAGCAACAGCAATTTACATTCCCGATTGATACGTCAATGAATGTGGAAATTGTAGCGAATCGTAAAGCCCTATCTACTGTCCGCAATAAAAAGAAAGAACTGAAAGACTTGGATAACCACGCTTGGCAAAGTGATAATGAAACCAGCTCCAATGTGGCGGAAGCTCTGGAAAGTGTGAATGAGCTGGAAACCAATTTAGACCAAAGCAAGGAATCTATGTACAAGCTGTCTTATGTGGTAAGGGTATCAGCAAATGATCTTGACGAACTCAAACGTCGTTGTAATGAAGTGAAAGATTTTTATGACGATTTAAGCGTAAAACTGGTACGACCATTTGGGGATATGCTCGGCTTACATGAAGAATTTTTACCTGCCAGCAAGCGTTATATGAATGATTATATTCAATACGTGACCTCTGATTTCCTCGCTGGTTTAGGTTTTGGTGCTACTCAAATGCTGGGGGAAAATGAGGGGATTTATGTTGGCTACAGCTTAGATACTGGACGCAATGTCTATCTGAAACCTGCTCTTGCCAGTCAAGGGGTTAAGGGTTCAGTAACCAATGCGTTAGCGTCGGCTTTTGTTGGTTCGCTGGGTGGTGGTAAATCCTTTGCGAATAACCTTATCGTCTATTATGCGGTGCTTTATGGGGCACAAGCAGTGATTGTAGACCCAAAAGCAGAACGTGGCAGATGGAAAGAAACCTTGCCAGAGATTTCCCATGAAATCAATATCGTCACTCTGACTTCTGATGAGAAAAACAAAGGCTTACTTGACCCTTATGTGATTATGAAAAATCCCAAAGATTCTGAATCACTGGCTATTGATATTCTGACATTCCTTACGGGGATTTCCTCTCGTGATGGGGAACGCTTCCCAATCCTTAGAAAAGCCATTCGTGCAGTAACCAATAGTGAAGTACGAGGGTTGATGAAAGTGATTGAGGAATTACGGGTTGAGAATACGCCACTAAGTACCAGTATAGCCGACCATATCGAAAGTTTTACAGACTATGACTTTGCACATTTATTATTCAGTAATGGTTATGTGGAGCAGTCTATCAGCTTAGAAAAACAACTGAACATTATACAGGTTGCGGACTTGGTACTTCCCGACAAGGAAACTTCCTTTGAGGAATATACCACTATGGAGCTTTTATCCGTTGCTATGCTGATTGTCATTAGTACCTTTGCTTTAGACTTTATCCATACAGACCGAAGCATTTTCAAGATTGTAGATTTAGACGAAGCATGGAGCTTTTTACAGGTAGCACAAGGAAAAACACTATCTATGAAGCTGGTTCGGGCTGGTCGTGCTATGAACGCTGGGGTATATTTCGTGACCCAAAATACAGACGACCTCTTAGATGAAAAACTGAAAAATAACCTCGGCTTAAAATTTGCATTTCGTTCCACTGACCTTAACGAGATTAAAAAGACCTTAGCCTTTTTTGGTGTAGACCCAGAGGACGAAAACAATCAGAAGCGATTGCGTGATTTGGAAAACGGGCAATGCCTTATCAGTGATTTATATGGTCGTGTCGGTGTGATACAGTTCCACCCAGTATTTGAAGAACTGCTCCATGCCTTTGATACCAGACCACCTGTGCGAAAAGAGGTGTAA
- a CDS encoding conjugal transfer protein, translating into MKKIRSYTSIWSVEKVLYSINDFRLPFPITFTQMTWFVVSLFAVMILGNLPPLSMIEGAFLKYFGIPVAFTWFMSTKTFDGKKPYGFLKSVIAYALRPKLTYAGKKVTLGRNQPQEAITAVRSEFYGISN; encoded by the coding sequence ATGAAGAAAATACGAAGCTATACCAGTATCTGGTCTGTGGAAAAGGTACTGTATTCTATCAATGATTTTAGACTTCCGTTTCCCATAACCTTTACGCAAATGACATGGTTTGTCGTGTCACTCTTTGCAGTGATGATACTTGGCAACTTGCCCCCTCTTTCCATGATAGAGGGAGCATTTCTCAAATACTTTGGGATTCCTGTGGCTTTCACATGGTTTATGTCTACAAAAACTTTTGATGGTAAAAAGCCTTATGGATTTTTGAAGTCTGTCATTGCTTATGCACTGCGACCAAAGCTGACCTATGCAGGAAAAAAAGTAACGCTTGGCAGAAACCAGCCACAAGAAGCCATTACAGCAGTTAGGAGTGAATTTTATGGCATATCCAATTAA
- a CDS encoding YdcP family protein, with protein sequence MELKFVIPNMEKTFGNLEFAGEDKVVQRRINGRLTVLSRSYNLYSDVQRADDIVVVLPAEAGEKHFGFEERVKLVNPRITAEGYKIGTRGFTNYLLHADDMIKE encoded by the coding sequence ATGGAACTTAAATTTGTGATTCCCAACATGGAAAAAACATTCGGCAATTTAGAATTTGCTGGCGAGGATAAAGTCGTTCAGCGAAGAATCAACGGACGGCTAACTGTCTTATCAAGAAGCTATAATCTCTATTCTGATGTTCAAAGAGCAGATGATATTGTGGTGGTGCTTCCTGCTGAAGCTGGCGAAAAACATTTCGGCTTTGAGGAACGTGTGAAGTTAGTCAATCCACGTATTACCGCAGAGGGCTACAAAATCGGCACTCGTGGTTTTACAAATTACCTTTTACATGCTGACGACATGATAAAAGAATAA
- a CDS encoding CD3337/EF1877 family mobilome membrane protein, with the protein MKPSIVNRIKSNWTLKRLGKVAMTVAFTLVIAIFLLAMLGTVVQAAGLVDDTVNVANEYSRYPLENYQLDFYVDNSWGWLPWNWSDGIGKQVMYGLYAITNFIWTISLYVSNATGYLVQEAYSLDFISATADSIGKNMQTLAGVSANGFSTEGFYVGFLLLLILVLGVYVAYTGLIKRETTKAIHAIMNFVLVFILSASFIAYAPDYIKKINDFSSDISNASLSLGTKIVMPHSDSQGKDSVDLIRDSLFSIQVQQPWLLLQYNSSDIESIGIDRVESLLSTSPDSNNGEDREKIVAEEIEDRSNTNLTITKTINRLGTVFFLFVFNIGISIFVFLLTGIMIFSQVLFIIYAMFLPVSFILSMIPSFDGMSKRAITKLFNTILTRAGITLIITTAFSISTMLYTLSAGYPFFLIAFLQIVTFAGIYFKLGDLMSMFSLQSNDSQSVGSRVMRKPRMLMHAHMHRLQRKLGRSMTTLGAGSAIVTGKKGQSGSGSSARTQADHSRPDGKEKSTLGKRIGQTIGTVADTKDRMVDTASGLKEQVKDLPTNARYAVYQGKSKVKENVRDLTSSISQTKADRASGRKEQQEQRRKTIAKRRSEMEQVKQKKQPASSVHERPTTRQEQYHDEQTSKQSNIQTSYKESQQAKQERPAVKSDFSSPKVERQGNTVQEKTVQKPATSTTTADRTSQRPITKERPSTVQRVPLQNTRSRPPIKTATIKKVGKKP; encoded by the coding sequence GTGAAACCATCAATAGTAAACAGAATAAAATCAAACTGGACGCTGAAACGTCTAGGTAAAGTGGCAATGACAGTGGCTTTCACACTTGTGATTGCCATTTTTCTTTTAGCCATGCTGGGAACGGTGGTTCAAGCTGCGGGCTTGGTAGATGATACGGTCAATGTGGCAAATGAATACAGCCGATACCCACTTGAAAACTATCAACTGGATTTTTATGTGGATAATAGCTGGGGCTGGCTTCCGTGGAACTGGTCGGACGGGATTGGAAAACAGGTCATGTATGGACTATATGCCATTACCAATTTTATTTGGACAATCAGTTTGTATGTTTCCAATGCGACAGGTTACTTAGTACAGGAAGCCTATTCCTTAGACTTCATTTCCGCTACAGCAGATTCCATTGGTAAGAATATGCAGACCTTAGCTGGTGTGAGTGCAAACGGATTTTCAACAGAGGGTTTCTATGTTGGATTCCTCTTACTCTTGATTTTGGTTCTTGGGGTTTATGTTGCCTATACGGGACTGATAAAGAGAGAAACCACAAAGGCAATTCATGCCATTATGAATTTTGTGCTGGTGTTTATCCTATCGGCTTCCTTTATTGCCTACGCTCCCGACTACATTAAAAAAATCAATGACTTTTCATCAGACATCAGTAATGCCAGTTTATCACTTGGCACGAAGATTGTCATGCCCCATTCCGATAGTCAAGGCAAGGACAGCGTGGACTTAATCAGAGATAGCCTGTTTTCCATACAGGTTCAGCAACCGTGGCTACTGCTTCAATACAACAGTTCAGACATTGAAAGTATCGGTATTGACCGTGTGGAAAGCCTGCTCTCCACCAGCCCAGATTCCAACAATGGCGAAGACAGAGAAAAAATTGTTGCGGAAGAAATTGAAGACAGAAGCAATACCAATCTAACCATTACAAAGACCATTAACCGTTTAGGTACAGTCTTCTTCCTATTTGTCTTCAATATTGGGATTTCCATATTTGTATTCCTATTAACAGGAATCATGATTTTCTCGCAGGTACTTTTTATCATCTATGCTATGTTTCTGCCTGTGAGCTTTATTTTAAGCATGATTCCATCATTTGATGGTATGTCAAAACGAGCCATAACAAAGCTCTTTAATACCATTTTGACACGAGCTGGAATCACATTGATTATTACGACAGCATTTAGTATTTCAACCATGCTCTATACCTTATCGGCTGGTTATCCGTTCTTTTTGATTGCTTTTCTACAGATTGTGACCTTTGCAGGAATCTACTTCAAGCTGGGCGATTTAATGAGTATGTTTTCTCTACAGAGTAACGATTCTCAAAGTGTGGGAAGTCGTGTGATGAGAAAACCTCGTATGCTTATGCACGCTCACATGCACCGTCTACAGCGGAAACTTGGACGTTCCATGACTACTCTAGGGGCTGGGTCTGCCATTGTTACAGGTAAAAAAGGACAGTCGGGTTCGGGGAGTTCTGCAAGGACACAAGCAGATCACTCCCGACCAGACGGAAAGGAAAAATCAACACTTGGAAAACGTATCGGTCAAACCATCGGTACAGTAGCTGATACCAAAGACAGAATGGTAGACACTGCTAGTGGTTTGAAAGAACAGGTTAAAGATTTGCCGACCAATGCAAGATATGCAGTATATCAAGGAAAATCCAAAGTAAAAGAGAATGTCCGTGATTTAACCAGTAGTATTTCTCAAACCAAAGCGGACAGAGCCAGTGGACGCAAGGAACAGCAGGAACAAAGGCGAAAAACCATTGCGAAGCGTCGCTCTGAAATGGAACAGGTCAAACAGAAAAAACAGCCTGCTTCTTCTGTTCATGAAAGACCGACTACAAGACAAGAACAATATCATGATGAACAGACCTCAAAACAGTCTAATATTCAGACTTCATATAAGGAATCTCAACAAGCCAAACAAGAGCGTCCAGCAGTTAAGTCCGATTTTTCAAGTCCAAAAGTGGAACGCCAAGGCAATACCGTTCAAGAAAAAACCGTTCAAAAGCCAGCAACTTCAACCACTACAGCAGATAGAACTTCACAACGTCCAATCACAAAAGAACGTCCGTCTACTGTTCAAAGAGTACCACTACAAAATACAAGAAGTAGACCACCAATCAAAACCGCCACCATTAAGAAAGTCGGTAAGAAACCATGA
- a CDS encoding 3-oxoacyl-ACP reductase, whose translation MVVSTYLTHPLRRPLTVAVTGAGSGIGLAQCLAFLEQGAFVIGVDKSPLPKALMAYSKDQLDYQVVNLTEEKAIHQLADHCRDMAYPINVLCNTAGQLDGYHPLEETSVEEWQRILQTNLTSMFLMSKYFLSFLRQQKASRLINMASIAGLTAGGGGVAYTASKHAVIGLTKQIAYDYSTDGLRANAIAPGAIQTAMTQSDFEGDGSLAQWVADQTPVKRWAQAEEVAQLTLFLASDAADYIQGTVLPVDGGWMIR comes from the coding sequence ATGGTTGTTTCTACGTATCTCACCCACCCTCTCCGAAGGCCTCTTACCGTTGCAGTGACAGGGGCTGGATCAGGCATTGGTCTCGCCCAATGTCTCGCCTTTCTGGAACAAGGTGCTTTTGTGATTGGCGTCGATAAATCCCCACTCCCCAAGGCCCTAATGGCTTATTCCAAAGACCAGCTCGATTATCAAGTGGTTAATCTCACAGAGGAAAAAGCCATTCACCAACTCGCTGATCACTGCCGAGACATGGCCTATCCAATTAACGTGTTGTGCAATACTGCCGGTCAATTAGATGGCTACCATCCCCTTGAAGAGACCAGTGTCGAAGAATGGCAAAGGATTCTCCAAACCAACCTCACCTCCATGTTTCTTATGAGTAAGTATTTCCTAAGCTTTCTCCGCCAACAAAAAGCCTCTCGTCTCATTAACATGGCATCCATAGCAGGTCTCACAGCTGGCGGTGGCGGTGTGGCTTATACCGCTTCCAAACATGCCGTCATCGGCCTCACCAAGCAAATTGCCTACGATTACAGCACAGACGGTCTTCGCGCCAATGCCATTGCTCCTGGAGCCATCCAGACAGCCATGACCCAATCGGACTTCGAAGGCGATGGCTCTCTCGCCCAATGGGTAGCTGACCAGACGCCCGTCAAAAGATGGGCCCAAGCGGAAGAAGTTGCCCAATTGACACTCTTTCTAGCTAGTGACGCCGCAGACTATATCCAAGGAACCGTCCTTCCTGTCGATGGAGGTTGGATGATTCGCTAG